One segment of uncultured Campylobacter sp. DNA contains the following:
- a CDS encoding HD domain-containing protein has protein sequence MALKGNLSGVLGGANLASQLKKLQGKGFANFIAKQSDELIKALCARVLDEIFADFNPDVDFIPFCVIATEKYADNLISTSSVLEVLLVFKENAGFNVKFILKKLVAALEGSNLKLNIKICELDEIFKSHKNDHKAKAAFSRIRYICGSRTLYKAARSEIYKTREFNAQENLKFYARNLGAFNDIPNIKQEPDLKNDLGGTNDIYYLNCALNGFENEISMRSQALKFIDEKELSALNLATDFILCVKSAQNLTLGSDVFAPAKLNEITALMQTKSKKTQENSSVISQKLFSCMHSVAVFSRYLVSSFYRSKFTSGAKFSELRAARLKNGFYRFENTIYVPLHVRARPLNAVLKQLLALGDAEYKFDVGTIFYLKRAQISKEDAEDLLALFRKILMRNHAHCIIKALLDAEILPVLVKPLEHAVNLAEFDGYHKFSVGEHCVLSVKFAENIKDKFVKSLYDELCIEGRTLLKLALLLHDAGKGLGGDHSVVGSNIFRAYATKLNLSAKAVNIGVTLVRYHTLMNDVANREDIYDQRTIFSFISKLGDPQTLKLSYIVAYCVINATDEKLYTPYLARLLRELYGICLQSFEDENLLDEASRRVKKELSIRRNAKFAALSENLKEKIFAIRSNLLFAKYQPADIIAIAWAAQNADKLSVQVQNHQSLSIEIYAQNYPNLAVLLSSLAHLDLGFMEIFELFDGKFYVKLEFNKNVKSSELETLKNLIEISLKSGASAQINRPIILKGELNFDPNHSQEYAKLGINAKDQRGLMAYVLGVFKEFDVKIANARIQTVKNRTRNLLLIGKREGVDLGEILKLLESE, from the coding sequence GTGGCTTTAAAAGGAAATTTAAGTGGCGTTTTAGGAGGCGCGAATTTAGCCTCGCAGCTAAAAAAGCTTCAGGGCAAGGGCTTTGCAAATTTCATCGCAAAGCAAAGCGACGAGCTCATCAAGGCTCTATGCGCGCGGGTTTTGGACGAGATTTTCGCGGACTTTAACCCAGACGTCGATTTTATCCCGTTTTGCGTCATCGCTACCGAGAAATACGCCGACAACCTCATCTCCACGAGCTCGGTTTTAGAGGTTTTACTCGTCTTTAAAGAAAACGCGGGCTTTAACGTCAAATTTATCCTAAAAAAACTAGTCGCCGCGCTGGAGGGATCAAATTTAAAGCTAAATATTAAAATTTGCGAGCTGGACGAGATTTTTAAGTCTCACAAAAATGACCACAAAGCAAAGGCCGCGTTTAGCCGCATCCGCTATATCTGCGGCTCGCGGACGCTTTATAAGGCCGCTCGGTCGGAGATTTATAAAACTCGCGAGTTTAACGCACAGGAAAATCTCAAATTTTACGCCAGAAATCTGGGCGCCTTTAACGATATCCCAAACATAAAGCAAGAGCCCGATCTTAAAAACGACCTTGGCGGTACGAACGACATCTACTACCTAAACTGCGCTCTAAACGGCTTTGAAAACGAGATCAGCATGCGCTCGCAGGCTCTAAAATTTATCGACGAAAAGGAGCTTAGCGCGCTAAATTTGGCGACAGATTTTATCCTCTGCGTAAAATCGGCGCAAAATTTAACCCTAGGCTCGGACGTTTTCGCCCCGGCTAAGCTAAACGAGATCACTGCGCTCATGCAAACCAAATCCAAAAAAACGCAAGAAAACAGTAGCGTCATTTCGCAAAAGCTCTTTTCCTGCATGCACTCGGTTGCCGTTTTTTCGCGCTACCTGGTTTCTAGCTTTTATAGGAGTAAATTTACAAGCGGAGCGAAATTTAGCGAGCTACGAGCCGCACGGCTAAAAAACGGATTTTATAGGTTTGAAAACACCATTTACGTCCCGCTACACGTCCGCGCTAGGCCGCTAAATGCAGTGCTAAAACAGCTTTTGGCTCTTGGCGATGCGGAGTATAAATTTGACGTCGGAACGATCTTTTACCTAAAACGCGCGCAAATCAGCAAAGAAGACGCCGAGGATTTGCTCGCGCTTTTTAGAAAAATTTTGATGCGAAACCACGCTCATTGCATTATCAAAGCGCTTTTGGACGCAGAGATTTTGCCCGTTTTGGTTAAGCCGCTCGAGCACGCCGTAAATTTGGCCGAATTTGACGGATATCATAAATTTAGCGTCGGCGAGCACTGCGTGTTAAGCGTCAAATTTGCCGAAAATATCAAAGATAAATTCGTAAAATCGCTCTACGACGAGCTTTGCATCGAGGGGCGAACGCTGTTAAAGCTAGCTTTGCTGCTGCATGACGCGGGCAAGGGGCTAGGCGGCGATCACTCGGTCGTAGGCTCAAATATCTTTCGCGCCTACGCCACAAAGCTAAATTTGAGCGCAAAGGCCGTAAATATCGGCGTTACGCTCGTGCGCTACCACACGCTGATGAACGACGTGGCAAACCGCGAGGACATCTACGATCAGCGCACGATTTTTAGCTTTATCTCAAAGCTTGGCGACCCACAAACGCTAAAGCTATCCTACATCGTCGCTTACTGCGTGATAAATGCAACCGACGAAAAGCTCTATACGCCCTATCTGGCGCGACTTTTGCGCGAGCTTTACGGCATTTGTTTGCAAAGCTTTGAGGATGAAAACCTGCTTGATGAGGCTTCAAGGCGCGTAAAAAAGGAGCTTAGCATCAGGCGAAACGCTAAATTTGCGGCTTTAAGCGAAAATTTGAAAGAAAAAATTTTCGCCATCCGCTCAAATTTGCTCTTTGCTAAATACCAGCCAGCAGATATCATCGCTATCGCCTGGGCCGCGCAAAACGCCGATAAACTAAGCGTGCAAGTACAAAATCACCAAAGCCTAAGCATCGAAATTTACGCGCAAAACTATCCAAATTTAGCCGTTTTGCTCTCGTCTCTGGCGCATCTTGATCTTGGATTTATGGAGATTTTCGAGCTGTTTGACGGTAAATTTTACGTCAAGCTAGAGTTTAACAAAAACGTAAAATCAAGCGAGCTAGAAACCCTAAAAAACCTCATCGAGATCTCGCTAAAAAGCGGCGCCTCAGCGCAAATAAATCGCCCGATCATACTAAAAGGCGAGCTAAATTTCGATCCTAATCACTCGCAAGAGTACGCGAAGCTTGGCATAAACGCGAAAGATCAGCGCGGGCTGATGGCTTACGTATTGGGAGTTTTTAAGGAATTTGATGTAAAAATAGCCAACGCTAGAATCCAAACCGTAAAAAACAGGACGCGAAATTTGCTGCTTATAGGGAAGCGCGAGGGCGTGGATTTGGGCGAAATTTTAAAATTATTAGAAAGCGAGTA
- the mqnE gene encoding aminofutalosine synthase MqnE codes for MTNLIEKLQSGERLDTDECAGLYDLDLFTLGKFANAKRRKLHGKKVFFNVNRHINPTNICADVCKFCAFSANRKNPNPYTMSHEEILKIVEKSVAGGAKEIHIVSAHNPDTSWQWYLEIFKKIKEKYPQIHVKALTAAEVDFLSRKHGLSYEEVVEKMLEYGVDSMPGGGAEIFDEEVRRKICKGKVSSQNWLKIHRLWHEKGRESNATMLFGHIESRQNRIDHMLRIRDLQNKTGGFNAFIPLVYQRDNNYLKVENYPGSAEILKTFAISRLVLDNVAHIKAYWATSTINLAMVAQEFGADDLDGTIEKESIQSAAGAKSASGMSLRNFTDLIQTSGFVPVERDSLYNELKIYDN; via the coding sequence TTGACAAATTTAATAGAAAAACTCCAAAGCGGCGAACGTCTAGACACGGACGAATGCGCCGGCTTGTACGACCTGGACCTTTTTACGCTGGGTAAATTCGCAAACGCCAAACGGCGAAAACTGCACGGCAAAAAGGTATTTTTTAACGTAAATCGCCACATAAATCCGACCAATATCTGCGCGGACGTGTGCAAATTTTGCGCGTTTTCGGCAAACCGCAAAAACCCAAACCCGTACACGATGAGCCACGAGGAAATACTAAAAATCGTCGAAAAAAGCGTCGCCGGCGGCGCAAAAGAGATACATATCGTCTCTGCGCACAACCCCGATACCTCATGGCAGTGGTATTTGGAAATTTTTAAAAAAATAAAAGAAAAATACCCTCAAATCCACGTCAAAGCGCTAACTGCCGCGGAGGTTGATTTCCTCTCGCGAAAACACGGCCTTAGCTATGAAGAAGTCGTAGAAAAGATGCTTGAATACGGCGTAGACTCGATGCCTGGCGGCGGAGCGGAGATCTTTGACGAAGAGGTCAGGCGTAAAATTTGCAAAGGTAAGGTAAGCTCGCAAAACTGGCTCAAAATCCACCGCCTTTGGCACGAAAAGGGCAGAGAAAGTAACGCCACGATGCTGTTTGGCCACATAGAAAGCAGGCAAAACCGTATCGACCATATGCTGCGAATCCGCGATTTGCAGAACAAAACTGGCGGATTTAACGCCTTTATCCCGCTGGTTTATCAGCGCGACAACAACTATTTAAAAGTAGAAAACTATCCCGGCTCGGCCGAAATTTTAAAAACATTTGCGATCTCGCGTCTGGTGCTCGATAATGTCGCGCACATAAAGGCGTACTGGGCGACCTCGACGATAAATTTGGCCATGGTCGCGCAGGAATTCGGCGCTGACGATCTAGACGGCACGATAGAAAAAGAGAGCATTCAGAGCGCGGCCGGAGCGAAATCGGCAAGCGGTATGAGCCTTAGAAATTTTACCGATCTTATCCAGACCTCGGGCTTTGTTCCCGTCGAGCGAGATAGCCTGTATAATGAACTAAAAATTTACGATAACTAA
- a CDS encoding NCS2 family permease, protein MDFFKLKQNGTSVKTEFSAGLTTFLTMMYIVPVNAIIMSKTGMPMDALITATALITVIATVLNGVWANTPVAMSVGMGLNAYFTFGLVLGMQIPWQTALGVVFVSGVIFVVLSFTNFRIWVLKSIPDDVRRSISAGIGAFIAFVGLQQMGVVVNNDAVLVGLGNLKDPNVILGFVGLFFVILFWAWKVKGAFIIAVFTTSVIAWVLGIAPYPEEFISLPASISPIFLELDIMGALSFALLPVIVTFFVTDLFDSIGTLAGVGNRAGIFDESNQKGVEKLEKTLEADAVATVAGSLVGVSTTTSFAESASGVEEGGKTGLTAVFCGLFFVLTIFMLPLFKAIPSNAIYPILVMVGVLMFSELGNINFKDPAIAVSTFLIVILMPLTYSITTGLSFGFMAYLLVRIMRREWEYVNIGVVVLALISFIVFLVH, encoded by the coding sequence TTGGATTTTTTTAAACTAAAGCAAAACGGCACTAGCGTAAAGACCGAATTTAGCGCAGGACTCACGACCTTTTTAACGATGATGTATATCGTGCCGGTAAACGCGATAATCATGAGCAAGACAGGCATGCCGATGGATGCGCTCATCACGGCTACGGCGCTCATCACGGTAATCGCTACCGTACTAAACGGCGTATGGGCGAACACGCCCGTGGCTATGAGCGTGGGAATGGGACTGAACGCGTATTTTACATTTGGCCTGGTGCTAGGCATGCAAATACCGTGGCAAACGGCTTTGGGTGTGGTTTTTGTTTCAGGCGTGATTTTTGTGGTTTTGTCTTTTACGAATTTTAGAATCTGGGTCTTAAAATCTATCCCGGACGACGTCAGACGCTCGATAAGCGCGGGCATAGGCGCCTTTATCGCTTTCGTTGGACTTCAGCAAATGGGCGTAGTCGTAAACAACGACGCCGTACTGGTCGGGCTTGGAAATTTAAAAGATCCAAACGTTATTTTGGGTTTTGTGGGACTGTTTTTCGTTATACTTTTTTGGGCGTGGAAGGTTAAGGGCGCTTTCATCATCGCGGTATTTACGACCTCGGTGATAGCTTGGGTTTTGGGTATCGCGCCGTATCCGGAGGAGTTTATCTCGCTACCGGCTTCGATATCGCCGATATTTTTAGAGCTTGATATCATGGGTGCATTATCTTTTGCTCTGCTTCCCGTGATCGTTACATTTTTCGTAACCGATCTTTTCGACTCTATCGGTACGCTAGCTGGCGTGGGAAATAGGGCGGGAATCTTTGACGAGAGCAATCAAAAAGGCGTCGAAAAACTAGAAAAAACCCTCGAAGCCGACGCGGTAGCTACGGTAGCCGGCTCGCTAGTCGGCGTTAGTACGACGACGTCGTTTGCCGAGAGCGCTAGCGGCGTAGAAGAGGGCGGTAAGACGGGACTAACGGCGGTATTTTGCGGACTATTTTTCGTGCTTACGATTTTTATGCTGCCGCTTTTTAAAGCTATCCCTTCAAACGCGATATATCCGATACTCGTGATGGTGGGCGTGCTGATGTTTAGTGAGCTTGGAAATATAAATTTTAAAGATCCTGCTATAGCCGTATCGACGTTTTTGATAGTTATTTTGATGCCGCTCACGTACTCGATCACGACGGGACTTTCGTTTGGATTTATGGCGTATTTGCTGGTTCGTATCATGAGACGCGAGTGGGAATACGTAAATATCGGAGTTGTCGTGCTTGCGCTCATTAGTTTCATAGTATTTTTAGTACACTGA
- a CDS encoding phosphoribosyltransferase family protein — translation MLKYPFEEFHKDVKIMVRDIKGNFEPEVILAVARGGLTLGHFLASLLNNRNLFTLNSIHYEETKKLDTIDIFNVPDLSKFNKILIVDDMIDTGESMIAIKQELLKRFPHIELKIATIFYKQKALLLPDFTVKEAHEWIEFFWEEQI, via the coding sequence ATGCTAAAGTATCCGTTTGAGGAATTTCATAAAGACGTAAAAATAATGGTGCGAGATATCAAAGGAAACTTCGAGCCCGAAGTAATTTTAGCGGTCGCTCGCGGCGGTCTTACTTTGGGGCATTTTTTAGCGAGCCTGCTAAATAACCGCAATCTTTTTACGCTAAACTCAATCCACTACGAAGAGACTAAAAAGCTCGATACTATCGATATCTTTAACGTCCCCGATCTATCTAAATTTAATAAAATTTTGATAGTGGACGATATGATAGATACGGGTGAGAGCATGATAGCTATCAAACAAGAGCTTTTAAAGCGTTTCCCGCATATCGAGCTAAAGATTGCGACTATATTTTATAAACAAAAAGCGCTTTTATTGCCCGACTTTACGGTAAAAGAGGCGCACGAGTGGATAGAGTTTTTCTGGGAAGAG